The Camelina sativa cultivar DH55 chromosome 16, Cs, whole genome shotgun sequence sequence ttctaatatttctttctctttctgtaCACCAACCAAAATATATCTTTCCACGTAAAGACTAATTTCGTTTGGATATTCTTCCATTTCTCGGCTCTTAGGGTTGTACattaaatattagtatatataaccAGTTATAAGgctgaagagttttttttttgttgtacatCGTCTTCTCTGAATATTTCCATGATTACGGATCAGATTcacatatatgtattatttttatttttttcacatatATGTGTTACATCTTTTTTACCGAGGTCAAAATATTTAtcatgtatattaatatatgtataggCCTATACATATGTGTGTGCAAATTAATGTTGGCGTGGAATGTGTGGTTAACATCATGATCGCTACATTCACTATTAGCATATCGTACGAAAAGTAAAACTACTTCGTGGAACAATAATAAGCACATCTGTAACTTAACGATGTATAGTGAACCatctaaaccattttttttgaattttatgtttttgaaatattcATTAGGGGCAAAAGAGTACATAGTGTCAATTTACAAAAGCTCTGTATcactaatttacaaatatacatGATAAATCCAACTTTTGAAATTGGTCTCCACACTTATGCAACTCGAATCTTTGCAAAGATCTTTACGCTACTGAGAAGTCACTGTCAAAATCTGTGCTATGAATTAATCTACGGACGACCTTGCTGCAAACTACAAACACATGATTCTCGATAAACAACAGTGAGTTCCTCACTTGTAGCACTCTCCTGATTAGCTTAATAACCAATATAAATGCCTAAAAACAACCAGAACACAATAACAAAGTAAGTCTAAACATTCTAGGATGCAGTAAATCTTCGGATTATCAACATCAACGCTACGATCAACCGATTCTTCTTGAACTCTCCCAGGCCCAGAGATCAATGGACTGATAATAAGAAAAATGCCCACGAAGAGGAGTACCATGCATGCATGAGAATAACTAAGCCAGGAGTTCACTTGGATGGAGGACCGTGGAACACGGCGGGATGCGGATGGTGAGCGGAGCGTCTAAAACTGTGCCGGAGATGCACACAGGTCTGGTGTGAAGTAGTTTATAACCGGAAGAGCTACGTACCATTAACAAGCTCACTTCTCACATGTGTAacgtaagttttttttggataataaaaaataaatagaatattttttttttgtttcgataATAAGTATACTATGCGTCTccttttattacaaaaatcGTGCTTATATCATTTGTTCGGTATGATTGTAATTTTACAGGATCTTTCATGAAAACAAGTCTCTTTATAGTATCTAATTTTGGGCAATGAAGTTGttggttttcttattttctttttttttttttgtgtgacaaaacatataatattcactattgtttgtgtttagagttttgtattattgattaGTAATGTAGTTTGTGGGATTATCGACTCTAAAGTGCATATATGTTAACAAAATACTTAAACCAAGTCGTTTTGATACGTAAATCTCGCCATCTGTGTTCGAGTAGCATTAGCCAAGAGATTCAAAATTTAACATGATTTAATTTCTCCCGCTTCAGAAGATTAGTCTTTGGGCCTCGAAAGTTTTTGGAATCACttttgaattataaaaaaaaaatttacataaactGTTGAGATGCATATTTTGAGTTTCTAAATCCATTTTTAACGCTTATATTCAtggttggtttgattttataatacaaTATAGTTTTTCATGTAATTAcagtaaatttattaaatttgtaaaaagtaTGGAATGATTAATCAGTGTATCACACATGTCCCAGCTTAATAACAAATACACTCCCTCCAGTTTATAATAGGGTCATTGtgatatattttaaagtaaattaagTAAACTTTGAACTGTACGTGTAGATtcctatatattaaataagtaaataataactTCATTTCAATGAAAAATTGGTTCAGGTGTATTAGGAAATTTAGTATAATAGATTATAAAGATAGAACGACACTTTTatgtgaaacagaaaaaaatataacttaaacaattaaaactagaacatataataatattatttttaaaccaaaattattacaaaatatgaatgaGTCAGCTGGACCATTGTGAAACTATTATTTCCTCAAATGGTCGGTCCCATATATTGATAAGTTCTCACAAGATTGAGAGAGATACGTATGGTGTCAATGGCACGAAAGGTGTGTGGGGGTACATATTTACTTTGAAATTGGGagacgacaacaacaaaaacgtgGCTACTCAATTCtctagaaaacaacaaaattgtcgttgctcctcctcctcctcctctctctaatTGTCGTTGCTCATtaaaaaggtaaacaaaaagGCAcccttccttctttctctctgtcttctctgttttgagaCCCTCTATTGGTTAGTTTTCTGCTCACCGTATGAACTATGAtggatttaattttttgtttcttccgaTCCCATCGGATTGTTTTGGTTAGTCTTTGAATCGAACTATCGAGTATTGAATTGATTAATGGGTTAATTTCGTTGTTTAGTTGTAGAGTAAAATACTTTATTCTGCACCTGCTTCCTTTGATTTCAGCTGGTGGGGTTGTCCAAGtttaactctttttctttttaaaagctGTATTATTGGAGCAACGACAattagagagaggaggaggaagaagggaGATAACCAGAATTAATTTTTGGTATGACATGGTTAAcagaaaactgaaaatttttatattaaaaattaataattaattagattactgggacaaaatttgaattttgattttgttgaaaattcgcggatataaaaataacaacacttattgttttgggttttatatgACACATctttattatttggtgtattttgattccaatccaaaacaattgggtattaaacgtccatATACAAAtaacttctgatttttttaacaattttttccTCTCTTAATTGTTACACTAACTATTGCAAGAAAATAGATTTCTGTATTCGACAAAAGATCTCTTAGTACGTCTCATCAACCTTTTAAAtttacttctcttttcttcagaTTGTTCCGTCCAAACTGCCGCTATAGTGGTAACTACATATTTTCTTGGCCCGTATATCTATTTTTAACCGATGACTGATATGCtatctaataaattatatatatatatatatatatgaaacaagcGTCAACATAGGGAGCAAGGAATAGCTCCTACTCAGATGACTTCTTTCATTGATCTTTATAGCTAGGAATTGGTTTGAAGTGCATCTCTAGGTCTACtatattttagagtcaaaattctattatagagaaatattatttctttagttttattctaaaatagaaaaaatgataggATTACTCTATATTTAGagcaattttattttatgacaCTAATTCTATTAagagttgaaaatagagtaatatattgaagaaaaataatgctttattttatagttatcctattttagaaaaaaatagaactgTACATTAGAGATGGTCTAACTACAATCAAGTTCCAGGAATGCTATTAGAGTTTGGTTTGGTACTCACAACCTTTTAAATCCGCCttaaggtttttttatttattttgtcaactTAGCGTAAATTCTCAAACCTATGCAGAGGTATGAGACTAATCTTTAGTGGAAGAATATCTAACGGATATGGTCCCCCAAGTTTGCCAATGGGCTGTAAACAATGGACTCATACCCATATGGTCAAAGTGATAAAGCTGATCAATTCTGCGCTTGGGGAGAATCGATCTCTGGCTTAGACCAACATGACGACTCTTCCACCAAGGCTAGAACCACTAGCCCACCCACTTCGTggttaagtattttttttgtgaataaattttacattttttcaaaaaaaaagtatcaaatttctttatgaaaattatatatttccaaaGAAGTCGTAGAAAATTCAAGGTTGTTAACTGAAAGGAAAAATACTGAAAcgataacaaaaagaaatcttgCACTGAAATGATGACTGAAATGATGATAAGGAAATTGGAAAGATCAACGATTTGTATCCTCCTCTCTCCATGAAAGATCCAGTGGCCCCACGCATGTTGCTTCTCATGTGATAACTCCTCCACCTCCTCTTTACTTGGTCTCCCCCACCGATCTTTTAAGGAACCGCTTGAACCATATCGCCGAATCTTTAGGATAACGTTTGAGCCCGTCGATATAGTCGACATAGTAAAGACCAAACCTTGCAGTGTATCCATGTTCCCATTCGAAGTTGTCCATCATAGACCATGCATAGTATCCTCTTACATCACACCCATCCTtcctataaatatattattagtttcaTCAACAGAAACTAGCTATTAATTAAAttgatatttcaaaaaaaaaaatattgtcagaaaaaatcaagattaaaccaataaaaataagaaaatgataagAACGAACACTATAGCTTTGTGAAGTTCTTCGAAGTGTGCCTTATGATATTCAATCCTAACAGTGTCAGTAAGTATCTCTTCTCTTGATTTTGTACCATCGTCGCTGTCATGGATCCCTAACAAATCAGTTATCAAAACGTAAAtcataaaaaagttaaatattgaaaacatCAGTTTGGTAAATATATctttccagaaaaaaaaagtttggttacTAATTGGCATATATTTCTATCTAACTAATGCACGTAATCATTGCTGAGAAACTATTTCTGTGTTGTAGAGGTATGCATTATGTAgtacttagaaaaaaaaaattgttgtgttCACTAAACATAACGCTTTCtaaattttttgtataaaaaaaaaaaaaaaaaaaatctaaccattttctttgatgtAGACTGGCATGTTGTTGTATTTCTCTTTGACGTAGTTAAGAACTTTTCGTAAGCCTTCCGCGTATGACAATAATAAACCGTTTCCAATCTGagttttgaaaagaaacaaaattaagatgatTATATGTCGCATTTAGCAATTAATAGTAATGAGGAAAAGTAAATTCTTACCCCATTCCGATGCTGTGACCACTGTGGTTAGTCACTGTTTCAAAACAGATTATAAACCTTGTTTAGTTTACCATCTATGCTTCATAAAAATTAGTTTGGaacaatatttaataattagttAGCAGTACGTACGTTTCCTTTCGACTTGATTGTCAGTCCTGCACCGAGGCTTTTCAGGGTCAATGTGAGGAAGGAGAGTTGCGAAACGTGCTGTATAGTAATTTATTCCAACAAAATCCAGTGAACCTTTTAGCAATTTTGATTCTTCTGTAGTAAATACAGGTAATTTATCTCCTGCATATTTTTTTACGATATCCGGATAATCTCCGTGAATAAGTGGATCAAGATGCCTGTACACATAAGAGAACAAAACTTAATATTACAAATAGATAAAATGctaactataaataaataaataattacgCTTAAATAACTTACCATCCAATTTCAAAGGCAAGAGCTCGTTCTACTGCATCTTTATCATCGGCAGAGTCTGAATTATAAGGCTCATGCCATATTGGTGCCAATACTATACCAATTTTACTAtcatgagaattttttttgcattttcggAATTCATCTACTGCAACAGCATGAGCAAGAAGAACGTAATGTGAAACAATGTAAGGCTCAGTGCTTGAATCACCGGCCGGACTTATTTCATTTACCCAACTAGAGCATCGACCAGGCGCCTTGTTACCATTATCGTAACTTGCAATAGCCATGATGTATGGTTCATTGATAGTTGTCCATAACTTAACTTTTTCTCCAAATTCTTCGAAacaaatttttgcaaaatctcGAAAATCTTttctgtttaaaattttaatcattaaaagTAACAACATCGGttgtttgtaaaataaaattttcgaTGTTTTAGAATATATGTTAATTAGGCTTACACGATTTTAGGGCTTAGAAATCCACCATATTCGTCGTCCAAAGATTGTGGATGGTCCCAGTGATATAGTGTCATTGAAGGCTGTATGCCTGCAGATTTATTATACCATATAGTAATTGATATGTGACAATTACATCTATATTCTAATTATAGAACTTTTAACTTAATTATTGTTGTAATGATCTTACCATTAGCAAGAAGTTCGTCTATGAGATCCTTGTAGAATTGGACACCTTCTTTGTTTACTCCATCCTTCAGCTTTCCACCTATAGACAAGTTAAAATCCACCAcaaattaatttgtataaataatttttccaaTTAATTGGAAACTATATTTTAGAAactaactttaattttttacaatCACTTAGAATGCCATTGAAAAATGAGGAAATTTAATTATCTCATTAAGGGCAaaatcattaatttaatttaaaataattaattaaaaatatcttcttaAAATAGCTGGAATACCATTTTACTAGATATGGTTATTCTACTTAACTCTCATTTCAATACACATTATTTTATCTTAAGTAATCTTATTGGTTATatcatttagatttttttttgtttttatgctaataaaaataatattctaatatatatatatatatatgtgtgtgtatatccCATCTTTGgttaatcaatttttaaaaagaagtcttaacatcaattttaaaaacaaacttttttcttatgacgtgaatttaaatttttataccaacatattcattttttttaatgatgacAAATTGTAAGAACCCCTTACTttattaaagttattaaaagtaaTTAACTTAGTCAGTTGAATTTAGGAAACtcactaaaaataaattgtgttaGTCACTTGACAAAAAatgtctacaaaaaaaaatatatatatcttgaattACTTAGAGTGGAACTGAACATGAAATGTGTTATTTATCCCGTTAAGAGTAAgattgtcaaatatatatatatatatatatatatgttgaacaTCAGTTTTTAAACATagatagtcatatatatattttgccccaaaaaaaaaagaaaaagatagtcatatatacatatatatatatatatatatagtttcagcATCGATTTCTAAAATTCTGTAATAGCGCTATTACAACTAtctaaattaattgttttaataaaattaataatttcaaaattaattgttttaataaaattaaatagtaaACAACTATCTAAAAATCATGGTCTTAACCTGGTTGTTAGTATatgcaaacatatatagttttagcATCAATTTCCTACCTAGTagttaataagttatatatatatatatatatatatatatatatatatattatcagcAAATGAGATAGGTTTGCGGTTtgccgaccaaaaaaaaaaaaaaaagaNNNNNNNNNNNNNNNNNNNNNNNNNNNNNNNNNNNNNNNNNNNNNNNNNNNNNNNNNNNNNNNNNNNNNNNNNNNNNNNNNNNNNNNNNNNNNNNNNNNNNNNNNNNNNNNNNNNNNNNNNNNNNNNNNNNNNNNNNNNNNNNNNNNNNNNNNNNNNNNNNNNNNNNNNNNNNNNNNNNNNNNNNNNNNNNNNNNNNNNNNNNNNNNNNNNNNNNNNNNNNNNNNNNNNNNNNNNNNNNNNNNNNNNNNNNNNNNNNNNNNNNNNNNNNNNNNNNNNNNNNNNNNNNNNAAGAGGTTTAAAACTTACTAGGAATTAATCTGGACCAAGAGATTGAGAATCGGAAAGAGTCCATGTTTATCTCCTTCATCAATTTAATGTCATCCTGTTTTGTAtttgtcaaaataaaaataaaaaattgcgtttaatatgataattatatttacctttcatttaaaatatgattgataataatatgtataccttttttttttgtaaaataatatgtataccTTGTAACGATGATAAAAATCAATTGCTACATCTCCATTATGCATTTTGGTCCTTTCTGCAgtcaatgaattaaaaaaataatcataagtttTTCGTCCCTACTCGCAAGTAATTATTCAATAGAAATGTCAAATTTGGTATTATTGGTTATAGGGACGTCGGTACATAGATTTGGCATTCCAAGCCAATGAAATCGATCCATAGATTTTTTGTAATTGGACAGACCTGGATAAGTGTGGCTGAAGTGGTCCCATATACTTGGAGACTTACCATCTTCATTTGTTGCACCTTCGTACtgcatacatatatttatattataaatgaaaacaaagtgACTAGAACAAGCTATGAGCTTTTGGGTCATACAGTTTTTACTTTTAGATAGTGGTACAGCAGAAATAGATTAATTTAGAATGACAAAACATGAACAGTTCTACCATATGAATGGTGGGTTGTATGTATTAGAACATATTTAATTtcgaatttaaaaaaaaaaactgaattacaTAATGAAAATGGTTtagttatttttctcttttaagatgataaaaaaatcgaaaatgaaTTACGATTTCTGTAAAACTATGTAATTAGTAAAGCTATATAGGCTTTTGTCCCCTAACCAAACAGTATAGTAATTTTACTAGATAAATACCAGCACATATGTGCAGGTTTTATTTATGTACTATTTTTTATCTCACATTTTTAGAGAAGATTTCCCTTAATCTTCTATATAcatgcataatttatttatatatatagtatcatatttttatataagttttattagctcgatttatttttacatgttaattaatataaatatatcttaatcatttaacaattttaatatatataataaatgataaaacaatatTATGTTGACATAAAAACTCACGAAGACATTTAAATGACGATGTTTTATGGCAGTTTTTTCGAAATATTGAACAATTACTATTTCCATGTTTTTGTGAATCGCTCACAGGAATAGACTATTTAGTAAGGAAACTATGCCAATAAATCAATGATTTGTGAAAAGACCCTTATTATAGAATTATGATTTATAGTAggaataaataatatcaaaatagcaatttttaaaaataattaatgaagcGATTATGATGTTACCGATGGTGAGACTTTCGTCATTTTTTATATCTAGCCATCTAAGCCTAGGATGATGCAGACTACTTTGTTTtgtataagaaagaaaagaagagaacatttgagaaaataaaataaaaaagaacaaaaactgaaacttcTTTATCGTGAGCATATTAAATATTTGACTTTTCCATGCAGTTAAATTGAAAACTCGAGCGACCGTTTCATTCATTAGCAAATCTAGCTGTCCCGAATAAGTTTTACGGGCCatcttcctttcttttctttttacagcATCCATATATTCAAGCTAATTAAAACAGGCGgttttctttagaaaaaaacaatccaaTGTAGAAGAGCTTACATGGAAAAAGATAAACCCTCACGATCGTGCCTTTTTAGCAAGACAGTCAGCATGAATATTGTAGCAACATAGaataaaagacaaagaaaaagaaaagattttgagTTTCAACATGGTACACCGTACACCTAGCTTTCTTTGAgcatgttttgtaatttcttttctcaatataatagaaaatatacgaATTTAAATcccaataataatacaaaagttATGCTGACATAAAtgactaattatattatacctGTCCATAATcgagttttataattttattggtaTTTTCAGTTGCGAAATCTAACAAACAACGTTTAAACTATTTTTCTAGTTAAAATGGTGTATTTTAAAATTGGAAACGATAagtaaagaaaaacttaaatcaAAAAGCTAATTaagttaaatttaatattatagagtttcaaaacttgttttataataaagagagcatcatatttaaatataaatccCGATTTTGTGCGTTTGTCATTGATCAAGTGGTAGAATcacaaaattattgtttgcCTGCTTATCAAAAACCATACAAACTTTTTTTACCTGAAAGGATGAACCAGCCGTTCCAAAAATGAAACCATCTGGAAAACTATGTCTGTCTAGTTTTAGAGAATCAATCGTATTTGCcattttttgctctttttttttttttggtctttgtgagatttcaaagtGATCCACACAAGAGATTTACTACCACCATATATAGAGGATTATCCTTGAGACTGTTCCCCATCTACCTGGAAATATCTggacctaaattttattttattttttggtgaagtcttttatttttatttttagtgtgGTGACATAGTCACACATACATATGTAGATAGtgagaaaattaattaatatattttttttaaattaccatatttttatcttctttttttttggtagaagaaAGGCaagagtttctttctttttctcacaAACCAAAAATACTTTTCCACACAGACCATTTTGAACTTGAAATTCCATTTATGTGATGTTTAGGATTTTGgggcatttgcaaaaatattattttatataacattttgtaaaactattttttttgttcattttcaataatactcgtctatataaaaaataactgaattttaaaccttaaactctaaatactaaattttaccCCTTCAAAAATAtacttaaatgtaaaatagagaaaccaaacctataaaaaattctaaaacgtAATTTTACATATTGTTATTGTGTAAAAAatggcaaaaatgaaaataacaaaaaatatttttaaaaagaaatatatacaaaaaaggcatttctaacaatttctctAAGGTTATTGCTAATACAATTTTAAATCATACTATATCTGTTTCATATtagttatcttttaaaattgttttatgcaaattaagaaaataaaaaatgttatgatttattcttatttaactattagcatttcaaaaaattaaaattttatttatataataataataaaagaaatgagataattttctattaaaattcacattatatattaaaaacaaaaattaaattgaaaccaaaaaaattaatgtgaatAACAACTATTTTGAAAGAGAAGGAGTATTCAATTAGTTATCTCACTGTCTAGATACGACCCAGCTATGTATTGGACATCCTCTTCTCTGTATATTTCCAAGATTACTACTCAGattcacttgtttttttttctgttcttttctcacatgctcttttttttttccacctcCTACTCATTCtgaatgcaaatatatatatatatatatatatatatatatatatatatatatataNatatatatatatataggcgaGCCTATAGATACGTGTGCAACTTGTTGGTGTGGAGTGTGGTTAACATCATGATGGCTACATTCACTATTaaaccctacaaaaaaaaaagtcatgtttttttttggtatgaaaaaaaaagaagtcatgTTGCATCAATTTATTgtgtcaaataaataaatgatttaaatttgaattgttttttaatgattgatacaaaatataaaatttaacatcaaaTAACTTGAGATTTTTTAggaattttcccaaaaataatAACAGCAAAGTTAATATC is a genomic window containing:
- the LOC104752265 gene encoding beta-glucosidase 30 isoform X3, which codes for MANTIDSLKLDRHSFPDGFIFGTAGSSFQYEGATNEDGKSPSIWDHFSHTYPERTKMHNGDVAIDFYHRYKDDIKLMKEINMDSFRFSISWSRLIPSGKLKDGVNKEGVQFYKDLIDELLANGIQPSMTLYHWDHPQSLDDEYGGFLSPKIVKDFRDFAKICFEEFGEKVKLWTTINEPYIMAIASYDNGNKAPGRCSSWVNEISPAGDSSTEPYIVSHYVLLAHAVAVDEFRKCKKNSHDSKIGIVLAPIWHEPYNSDSADDKDAVERALAFEIGWHLDPLIHGDYPDIVKKYAGDKLPVFTTEESKLLKGLTIKSKGN
- the LOC104752265 gene encoding beta-glucosidase 30 isoform X2; translation: MANTIDSLKLDRHSFPDGFIFGTAGSSFQYEGATNEDGKSPSIWDHFSHTYPERTKMHNGDVAIDFYHRYKDDIKLMKEINMDSFRFSISWSRLIPSGKLKDGVNKEGVQFYKDLIDELLANGIQPSMTLYHWDHPQSLDDEYGGFLSPKIVKDFRDFAKICFEEFGEKVKLWTTINEPYIMAIASYDNGNKAPGRCSSWVNEISPAGDSSTEPYIVSHYVLLAHAVAVDEFRKCKKNSHDSKIGIVLAPIWHEPYNSDSADDKDAVERALAFEIGWHLDPLIHGDYPDIVKKYAGDKLPVFTTEESKLLKGSLDFVGINYYTARFATLLPHIDPEKPRCRTDNQVERKLTNHSGHSIGMGLETVYYCHTRKAYEKFLTTSKRNTTTCQSTSKKMGSMTATMVQNQEKRYLLTLLGLNIIRHTSKNFTKL